One Microlunatus soli genomic window carries:
- the purM gene encoding phosphoribosylformylglycinamidine cyclo-ligase, with amino-acid sequence MTHVGSSAYAAAGVDIEAGDRAVQLMKSSVKRTERSEVIGGIGGFAGLFDASKIARYQHPVLATSTDGVGTKVAIAQAMDIHDTIGFDLMGMLVDDLVVTGAEPLWVTDYIACGKVVPERIAGIVKGIADACVVAGCSLLGGEVAEHPGLLGPDEYDVAGATTGVVEHDAMLGPDLVRPGDVAVAMASSGLHSNGYSLVRKVLLADAGWSLDRDVPELGRRLGEELLEPTKVYALDALALIEAHDVHAMSHITGGGLANNLARVLPAGVTVTIERSSWQPPAIFGLVQQVGGIAENDIEATLNQGVGMIALLPAEQADAAVALLNGRGVSSWICGHVEAAAEPAGEQGTVELVGAHG; translated from the coding sequence GTGACACACGTTGGTAGCTCGGCCTATGCAGCGGCAGGAGTCGACATCGAGGCGGGTGATCGGGCCGTCCAGCTGATGAAGAGCTCGGTCAAGCGGACCGAGCGGAGCGAGGTGATCGGCGGCATCGGTGGCTTCGCCGGACTGTTCGACGCCAGCAAGATCGCCCGCTACCAGCACCCCGTCCTGGCCACCTCGACCGACGGCGTCGGCACCAAGGTGGCGATCGCGCAGGCGATGGACATCCACGACACCATCGGTTTCGACCTGATGGGCATGCTGGTCGATGACCTGGTGGTCACCGGTGCCGAGCCGCTCTGGGTGACCGACTACATCGCCTGCGGCAAGGTCGTCCCGGAGCGGATCGCCGGCATCGTCAAGGGCATCGCCGACGCCTGCGTGGTGGCCGGCTGCTCGTTGCTCGGCGGCGAGGTCGCCGAACATCCCGGGCTGCTCGGGCCCGACGAGTACGACGTGGCCGGCGCGACGACGGGTGTGGTGGAACACGACGCGATGCTGGGCCCGGACCTGGTGCGTCCCGGCGACGTCGCGGTCGCGATGGCCTCCTCGGGCCTGCATTCCAACGGCTACTCGCTGGTTCGCAAGGTGCTGCTGGCCGACGCCGGCTGGTCGCTGGACCGTGACGTTCCCGAACTCGGCCGCCGGTTGGGCGAGGAGTTGCTGGAGCCGACCAAGGTGTACGCCCTGGACGCGCTGGCGCTGATCGAGGCCCATGACGTCCATGCGATGAGCCACATCACCGGCGGCGGCCTGGCCAACAACCTGGCCCGGGTGCTGCCAGCGGGTGTCACGGTCACCATCGAGCGATCCAGCTGGCAGCCGCCGGCGATCTTCGGACTGGTCCAGCAGGTCGGCGGGATCGCCGAGAACGACATCGAAGCCACTCTCAACCAGGGGGTCGGGATGATCGCCCTGCTGCCCGCCGAGCAGGCCGACGCCGCCGTTGCGCTGCTCAACGGACGCGGCGTCAGCAGCTGGATCTGCGGTCACGTCGAGGCGGCCGCCGAGCCGGCGGGTGAGCAGGGAACGGTGGAGTTGGTCGGCGCGCACGGCTGA
- a CDS encoding DUF3073 domain-containing protein produces MGRGRAKAKQTKVARELKYRSVDTDFSSLERELRGNDAGDPPEPIPEAYADLAEEYENSSSGRDDDYGNLRKSG; encoded by the coding sequence ATGGGGCGCGGCCGTGCAAAGGCGAAGCAGACCAAGGTTGCCCGGGAGCTGAAGTATCGGTCGGTGGACACCGACTTCTCCTCCTTGGAGCGTGAACTGCGCGGGAATGATGCCGGTGACCCGCCGGAGCCCATCCCCGAGGCGTATGCCGATCTCGCCGAGGAGTACGAGAATTCGTCCTCCGGGCGCGATGACGACTACGGAAACCTCCGTAAGTCCGGTTAG
- a CDS encoding alpha/beta hydrolase, translated as MTTGTETSWHPDILPGYQSRELPLADAELVPGEQQGGVGATLVRRSGRRRAKAVLYLHGWNDYFFQTHLGDFFADLGYDFYAVDLRRYGRSLREGQLQGYITALDHYSQELDAAVKIINDEAPGGGRRQLVISGHSTGGLIAALYAADRPGAVDGVVLNSPWLDLQGSAMVRTIGTPVIDALAKRGLSTTAIPMPGSDLYARSLRSELDGEWDYDPAWKSITGAPILIGWIRAIRQGHARVAAGLGITVPILVMCSARTLFRRRWHRDLTGADTVLDVEQIAHRAPNLGRHVSIVRFDGGLHDLVLSAKPVREAVFAEMEAWLGYLPTIPPGPQAPATEASDGDDPAVAAALDAATSDAETSDASIRGAPAAG; from the coding sequence ATGACGACGGGGACCGAGACCAGCTGGCATCCCGACATCCTGCCCGGCTACCAGTCCCGCGAGCTGCCGTTGGCCGACGCGGAACTGGTTCCTGGTGAGCAGCAGGGCGGGGTCGGAGCCACGCTGGTCCGACGGTCCGGTCGGCGCCGGGCCAAGGCGGTGCTCTACCTGCACGGCTGGAACGACTACTTCTTCCAGACCCATCTCGGCGACTTCTTCGCCGACCTCGGCTACGACTTCTACGCCGTTGACCTACGGCGGTACGGCCGGAGCCTGCGGGAGGGCCAGCTGCAGGGCTACATCACCGCACTGGACCATTACTCGCAGGAACTGGACGCCGCGGTCAAGATCATCAACGACGAGGCGCCCGGTGGTGGTCGTCGGCAGCTGGTGATCAGCGGCCATTCCACCGGTGGGCTGATCGCTGCCCTGTACGCAGCCGACCGCCCGGGCGCCGTCGACGGCGTCGTCCTCAACTCGCCCTGGCTCGATCTGCAGGGGTCTGCGATGGTGCGCACGATCGGCACCCCGGTGATCGACGCCCTGGCCAAGCGTGGCCTGTCGACGACGGCGATCCCGATGCCCGGCAGCGACCTCTACGCCCGCAGCCTGCGGTCCGAACTGGACGGCGAGTGGGATTACGACCCGGCCTGGAAGAGCATCACCGGTGCACCGATCCTGATCGGCTGGATTCGAGCGATCAGGCAGGGGCATGCGCGGGTGGCCGCCGGGCTGGGGATCACCGTGCCGATCCTGGTGATGTGCTCGGCCAGGACGCTGTTCCGCAGGCGCTGGCACCGCGACCTGACCGGTGCCGACACGGTGCTGGACGTCGAGCAGATCGCCCACCGGGCACCCAACCTCGGCCGGCATGTCAGCATCGTCCGGTTCGACGGTGGGCTGCACGACCTGGTGCTCAGTGCCAAGCCGGTCCGTGAGGCGGTGTTCGCCGAGATGGAGGCCTGGCTCGGCTATCTGCCGACGATCCCGCCGGGCCCGCAGGCACCCGCGACGGAGGCCTCCGACGGCGATGATCCGGCCGTTGCTGCCGCCCTGGACGCCGCGACGTCGGACGCCGAGACCTCGGACGCCTCGATCCGGGGCGCGCCCGCGGCAGGGTGA